The Leisingera daeponensis DSM 23529 genome includes the window GGCTGGGGCAGGAACTGGGCGGCATCCTGCTGTCAATCACCAACGGCTGCCTGTTTGCCGCGCCGCTGCTGCAGCGCTGGGTGCAGCGGCATTCGATCCGGATCGCGGTGCGCACGGGGTTCCTGGCCGTCACCCTCTGTTTCGGCGCGGCGGCGGCGCTGCAGGGCTGGCCTGCGGTGTCGGTGGCGCTGCTGATGGCCGGGTCGGCGGCGCTGATCCTGCTCGACATCTGCGGCGGGCTGCCGTTTCTGATGGCGGTGAAACCGTCCGAGCGCACGGAGATGTCGGCGGTCTATTCCAGCTACCGCGATATCTCCGGCATTGTGACGCCGGGGGCGGCCTGGCTGGTGCTGATGGTGTCGCCGCTGGCCGGGATCTTTGCCGCAGGGGCCGGCGCCATGGCCTTTGCCGCCCTGCTGGCGGGCAAGCTGCATCCGCGGCTGGGACGCAACAGGGCCGCGCCGCTGCCTGCCGATGACCCGCTGCCCGCGCAGTAGCGGCGCCGCGGCGTCAGGGTTTCAGCCGGTAGCCGGTGCGCAGCATCACCCAGGCCAGCAGGCAGACGGCAAAGGTTGCACCGCCGCAGACCGCCAGCCCCAGCAGCGGCGGGCTGTCGGAGGTCCCGATCACCCCGAATCGCACCCCGTCGATCAGGTAGAACACCGGGTTCAGATGCGAGATTGCCTTCAGCACCGGCGGCAGCGCCTCCACCGAATAGAAGGTGCCGGACAGGAACGCCAAGGGGGTCACGATGAAGTTGGTGATCGCCGCCATCTGGTCGAACTTGTCGGCAAAGACCCCGGCCACAATGCCCAAGCCGCCGAGGAAGGTCGCGCCCAGCACGATGAACAGCAAGGCCGTCAGCGGATGCGCGGGCACGATTTGCAGGACCGCCATCAGCCCCAGCCCGATGCCCAGCGCCACCAGAGTGCCGCGCGCCACCGCGCCCGCCAGGTAGCCCAGCAGGATCTCCAGCCCCGACAGCGGCGGCATCAGCGTGTCGACGATATTGCCCTGCA containing:
- a CDS encoding ABC transporter permease, which codes for MADRGYQVELGARRFGQVNWLGLKALAWREVKRFLVVWTQTLLAPLVTAALFLMIFNIAIGPKRGDVMGVPFLTFLAPGIMMMTVIQNAFANTSSSIVIAKVQGNIVDTLMPPLSGLEILLGYLAGAVARGTLVALGIGLGLMAVLQIVPAHPLTALLFIVLGATFLGGLGIVAGVFADKFDQMAAITNFIVTPLAFLSGTFYSVEALPPVLKAISHLNPVFYLIDGVRFGVIGTSDSPPLLGLAVCGGATFAVCLLAWVMLRTGYRLKP